A single region of the Drosophila takahashii strain IR98-3 E-12201 chromosome 2R, DtakHiC1v2, whole genome shotgun sequence genome encodes:
- the LOC138912069 gene encoding uncharacterized protein has product MTDKSTREAAKRPLSPTSEVGSPSPQEHSDSVLQAILETQNRNFLELLKTVQTTSTAASQSISVTLPMFNPDAPGADAAAWCKTVDMILSERPLEGGALVMALSKSLLGNSSQGLSQICFAGMSWLEFKDLFLHRYEGIEPPSAVLLNILNGRPSANGSLSVYGSRLVTSLLTKWKGMSQEEIAVSLVLAHTSQIEPRLQSSVFTTNIKTRNELQQLLKAFAFNKVSDYSGLDQGPDRKKFKAQAQIKCHYCGKIGHKAFECRKKKEEERNVAKPNHHAGKPLAGREKSAVTCFKCGNPGHIASVCIKGTSANNFNNEKRVDMCAVLEPTSIMKQMGESFIFFFDSGAECSLVKEKLCNKLAGKRIYNTRSGKTRCLPVIPRAFRWSVINHVHEAIMHLGWQKTLNKVYEQYWFEGKVQMELHPIPKVEIPWHTVHIDISGKLSGKNDLKEYIIVQIDAFTNPLELLIGKQARPLGMLPIISEPKIDCKEARAEAKENMDKNAKYDKSRVDQNKAKVVKHGIGDHVLLRSEERHQTKLDPKFKGPFVVTELLEGDRYLLKSLTSKRTYKYPHESLRKLPDNRVASELLKESDGVEIDAEDELRSVT; this is encoded by the exons ATGACGGACAAATCAACTCGCGAAGCGGCTAAGAGACCCCTGTCTCCGACATCAGAAGTGGGATCCCCATCGCCACAAGAACATTCTGACAGTGTGTTGCAGGCGATTTTAGAGACACAGAACCGAAACTTTCTAGAGTTGCTGAAAACTGTGCAGACAACATCGACTGCAGCCTCCCAAAGTATTTCGGTGACATTGCCAATGTTTAATCCTGATGCGCCTGGAGCCGATGCCGCAGCGTGGTGTAAAACCGTGGATATGATCTTATCCGAGCGTCCACTGGAAGGCGGAGCACTAGTCATGGCGCTTAGCAAGTCGCTGCTTGGAAACTCTTCGCAAGGGCTGTCACAAATTTGCTTCGCTGGAATGTCGTGGCTGGAATTTAAGGATTTGTTTTTACACCGCTATGAAGGCATCGAGCCACCGTCTGCCGTATTGCTCAACATTCTCAACGGACGGCCGAGTGCAAACGGGTCCTTGTCAGTATATGGCAGCAGGCTGGTGACGTCACTGCTGACGAAGTGGAAAGGAATGAGCCAAGAGGAGATAGCTGTTTCATTAGTGTTGGCCCACACGTCCCAAATCGAGCCCAGACTGCAAAGTTCCGTTTTCACTACAAACATAAAAACTCGGAATGAACTGCAGCAGCTCTTAAAGGCGTTTGCATTCAACAAAGTGAGCGACTACTCTGGATTGGATCAAGGACCGGACAGGAAGAAGTTTAAGGCGCAGGCGCAAATCAAATGTCATTATTGCGGCAAGATAGGACATAAAGCGTTTGAGTGCCGCAAGAAGAAGGAAGAAGAAAGAAACGTCGCAAAACCAAATCATCATGCTGGCAAACCTTTGGCTGGACGAGAGAAGTCAGCAGTTACTTGCTTCAAGTGTGGCAATCCTGGTCACATTGCATCTGTATGTATAAAGGGAACGTCGGCGAACAACTTCAACAACGAGAAGCGAGTCGACATGTGTGCAGTGTTGGAGCCAACTAGTATTATGAAGCAAATGGGTGAGAGTTTTATCTTCTTCTTCGATTCGGGTGCCGAATGCTCTTTGGTCAAGGAGAAACTTTGCAACAAGCTGGCTGGAAAAAGGATTTATAATACG AGAAGCGGCAAGACTCGTTGCTTACCAGTGATTCCGAGAGCTTTTAGGTGGTCGGTCATTAATCATGTACACGAGGCTATAATGCATCTTGGCTGGCAGAAAACTCTAAACAAGGTCTATGAACAATATTGGTTTGAAG GCAAAGTACAAATGGAACTGCACCCCATTCCCAAGGTAGAAATTCCCTGGCATACCGTACATATTGATATTAGTGGGAAGCTGAGCGGAAAAAATGACTTAAAGGAGTATATCATAGTACAAATAGACGCATTCACCAA CCCCTTAGAGTTACTAATAGGAAAGCAGGCAAGGCCCTTGGGCATGTTACCCATAATATCCGAACCTAAGATAGATTGTAAGGAAGCTAGGGCAGAAGCTAAAGAGAATATGGATAAGAATGCAAAATATGACAAGAGTAGAGTTGATCAAAATAAGGCAAAAGTTGTGAAACATGGGATTGGCGATCATGTCTTGCTAAGAAGTGAGGAACGGCATCAAACGAAATTGGATCCCAAGTTCAAGGGACCGTTTGTTGTAACAGAATTGTTGGAAGGTGATCGTTACCTGTTGAAATCATTGACTAGTAAAAGAACATACAAGTATCCGCATGAGAGCTTGAGAAAACTACCAGATAATCGAGTTGCATCTGAGTTGCTCAAAGAGAGTGATGGCGTTGAAATAGACGCAGAAGATGAGTTGAGATCTGTCACCTAA
- the LOC138912070 gene encoding uncharacterized protein gives MYLEFMEEYEAMGHMSSTNNKIPESPHYFIPHQCVLRPQSNSTKLRVVFDASSRTSTQVALNDILMVGPTIQEELYSTLLRFRLHKFALAADVKKMYRQVMVDEADRNFKLIVWRRDPSESLKIFKRPYLALRCLMRLGEIAQDSCPKAAKVIQNDLLGLRDEVFQVLQVAGFKLAKWFSNCPEWSASESAVIPLTADSDVTKTLGVLWLPGKDYFQFRLDDSFLDLRATKRNILSVTARLFDPLGLLCPLVTRAKMLLQELWLRKLDWDESLPMQLQTSWEAFKGTLLQLPKIKVSRFVHTDTKVPAVHVYMVSLTLPCEHMERASTFALVPLKV, from the coding sequence atgtatctggAATTCATGGAAGAATATGAAGCGATGGGCCATATGTCTTCTACGAACAATAAAATTCCAGAGAGTCCGCACTATTTCATTCCGCACCAATGCGTACTGCGACCTCAAAGCAACTCGACAAAGTTGAGAGTGGTATTCGACGCCTCGAGCCGTACATCGACGCAGGTCGCGTTGAATGACATCTTGATGGTTGGCCCCACCATTCAAGAGGAACTGTATTCGACCCTGCTTCGGTTCAGACTTCACAAGTTTGCGCTGGCAGCAGACGTTAAAAAGATGTATCGTCAAGTAATGGTTGACGAAGCTGACCGAAACTTTAAGCTCATAGTGTGGAGACGAGATCCATCTGAGTCTCTAAAAATCTTCAAGCGCCCCTATCTGGCGCTTAGGTGTTTAATGCGGCTTGGAGAGATCGCGCAGGATTCGTGTCCAAAAGCCGCCAAGGTCATTCAGAATGACCTGTTAGGCCTTCGAGACGAAGTTTTTCAGGTATTGCAAGTGGCAGGATTTAAATTGGCAAAGTGGTTTTCTAACTGCCCAGAGTGGTCCGCATCTGAAAGCGCTGTCATTCCGCTAACGGCAGACTCAGACGTAACTAAGACCCTTGGCGTGCTTTGGTTGCCGGGTAAagattactttcaatttcggtTGGATGACTCTTTCCTGGATCTTCGTGCGACAAAACGAAACATACTGTCGGTGACTGCCCGACTTTTCGATCCGCTTGGCCTGTTGTGCCCTCTAGTGACtagggcaaaaatgttgttgcagGAACTGTGGCTTCGAAAGTTAGACTGGGACGAGTCGCTGCCGATGCAACTGCAGACATCTTGGGAAGCTTTTAAGGGAACGCTGTTGCAACTGCCAAAGATCAAGGTATCGCGattcgttcatacagacacCAAAGTCCCGGCAGTACATGTATACATGGTTTCGCTGACGCTTCCATGCGAGCATATGGAGCGTGCATCTACGTTCGCACTAGTACCGCTGAAGGTTTAA
- the LOC138912071 gene encoding uncharacterized protein, with translation MNFVGADRHMREIRAHLEEQGGGIATFASRRGCEFAFIPPRAPHFGGLWEAGVKSAKHLFLRTVGEDILTAEELGTLLTSVEAVLNSRPLGAINTDPNDGEALSPGHLLIGGPLLAPPSAALPDQVSPTCLRQWRSVSCLRHRFWQRWSRENVSSLQAKNKWHQEVPNVAVGALVVVAEDNLPPQQWMIGRIVAVHVGADGKVRVADVKTKDTTYRRAVHRLAVLPVAC, from the coding sequence ATGAACTTCGTCGGAGCCGATCGCCACATGAGAGAGATCCGGGCCCATCTGGAGGAGCAGGGCGGCGGCATCGCAACATTCGCATCAAGAAGAGGATGCGAGTTTGCGTTCATACCGCCCAGAGCACCTCACTTCGGCGGACTTTGGGAGGCAGGTGTAAAGTCTGCAAAGCACCTGTTCCTTCGGACGGTCGGCGAAGACATCTTGACCGCGGAGGAGCTCGGAACTCTCCTCACCAGCGTGGAGGCCGTTCTCAACTCCAGGCCCCTCGGAGCGATCAACACGGATCCCAACGACGGCGAAGCCCTAAGCCCAGGCCATCTCCTGATCGGCGGGCCCCTCCTAGCTCCACCCTCAGCAGCGCTCCCGGACCAAGTCAGCCCAACCTGCTTGCGACAATGGCGCAGTGTCTCGTGTCTCAGGCACAGGTTTTGGCAGCGATGGTCCCGGGAGAACGTCTCGAGCCTCCAGGCGAAAAACAAGTGGCACCAGGAGGTTCCAAACGTCGCCGTGGGagctctcgtcgtcgtcgccgagGACAATCTTCCGCCGCAGCAGTGGATGATCGGTCGGATCGTGGCGGTGCACGTCGGCGCTGACGGCAAGGTCCGAGTGGCGGACGTGAAAACGAAGGATACGACATATCGGCGAGCGGTCCATAGGCTGGCGGTGCTGCCTGTGGCGTGCTGA